A region of Burkholderia lata DNA encodes the following proteins:
- a CDS encoding FadR/GntR family transcriptional regulator yields MSSLPPATRHSLVDSAIEILKSNITSGIWRVGQRIPTELDLAKQLEVGRNTVREAVRTLAYSGVLEVRQGDGTYVRRNVDPAETMRDVDRAARSDHLELQCMLETECARYAARRRTDEDLATLRKLLKARGEREASRDVKKFVERDRAFHIAVAAASHNHALEALYRYFSGSILANVEDILVELDEAEIPEPDMRSHQDVLDAIEQRDENKAVRATLAILKPQMTWLETRETPAA; encoded by the coding sequence ATGTCAAGCCTGCCCCCGGCCACCCGACACTCGCTCGTCGATTCGGCGATCGAGATCCTCAAATCCAATATCACTTCCGGCATCTGGCGCGTCGGTCAGCGCATTCCGACCGAGCTCGATCTCGCGAAGCAGCTCGAGGTCGGGCGCAACACGGTGCGCGAAGCGGTTCGCACGCTCGCGTATTCCGGCGTGCTCGAAGTGCGCCAGGGCGACGGCACCTATGTGCGCCGCAATGTCGATCCGGCGGAGACGATGCGCGACGTCGATCGTGCCGCGCGCAGCGACCATCTCGAACTGCAGTGCATGCTCGAAACGGAATGCGCGCGCTACGCGGCACGCCGGCGCACCGACGAGGATCTCGCGACACTGCGCAAGCTGCTGAAGGCACGTGGCGAGCGCGAAGCGTCGCGCGACGTGAAGAAGTTCGTCGAGCGCGACCGCGCGTTTCACATCGCCGTGGCCGCCGCATCGCACAATCACGCGCTGGAAGCGCTGTATCGCTACTTCTCGGGCTCGATCCTCGCGAACGTCGAGGACATCCTCGTCGAACTCGACGAGGCCGAGATTCCCGAGCCGGACATGCGGTCGCACCAGGACGTGCTCGACGCGATCGAACAGCGCGACGAGAACAAGGCGGTTCGCGCGACGCTCGCGATCCTCAAGCCGCAGATGACCTGGCTCGAAACCCGCGAGACGCCGGCCGCCTGA
- a CDS encoding TonB-dependent siderophore receptor, producing MNRSHTGRRARPGFPLPRAALRRVPSWAAALACATAMPVAVAAQDAPDAGEPAADASLLAPIVVDGRRETGVGPVQGIAADVSRAGTKTDTAIVEVPQGLSVVTREQMDRQDVHSVGDSLRYTPGAYADSRPGGVLESVFLRGFGGFAAAAINPQMLDGLPLPKGVNWAASVVDPWTLERIDVLRGPASVLYGQASPGGIVDMVSKRPTRDAQHLLAVQTGNRDRGQLAFDFSGPVTKDGTWRYRIDGLARRADEQIDYSRQQRIVVAPSLTWQPNADTSFTLLGSFQRDPHNNFAGWLPALGTLWPDSGRRIPTHFFPGLPGFDTYDRTQAMIGYAFEHRFNSTWKVRQNVRYTHLDVDFAGAAVNFIAPYLSPGVLNRSLSWSREHVNHLALDNQAEMRVMTGPVEHTVLAGLSYEHAVANLVGSGFGAAPPLDTRAPAYGQPFTVPPVAQQTRQTPDRIGVYLQDQVRWDRWVFTLGGREEWSRTTTDDLLRSASVRQSTRAFTGRAGAVYLFDSGFAPYMSYSTSFEPALGTRFDGQPFTPTKAKQFEVGLRYQSLDRLQNASIAAFDIRQRNVLTADPEHPFFSVQTGEVRSRGIELEGRTRVWKQLDVIAAYTYLDTTVQADTDPTVVGKRVAAVPRHLASLWLDYAVERPGLRGLRVGGGVRYVGRSAGDNVNTFDVPAVVLFDLGLSYDLGVERPAWKGWRVAAHVNNLFDRTYVSSCFSAGGCFYGTRLMVTGDVSYRW from the coding sequence ATGAATCGATCACACACCGGCCGCCGTGCGCGGCCAGGATTTCCGTTGCCGCGCGCGGCGTTGCGGCGCGTGCCGAGCTGGGCGGCCGCACTGGCCTGTGCGACCGCGATGCCGGTTGCTGTTGCGGCGCAGGATGCGCCGGACGCGGGCGAGCCCGCGGCGGATGCGTCGCTGCTCGCGCCGATCGTCGTCGATGGGCGACGCGAGACGGGTGTCGGCCCCGTACAAGGCATCGCGGCCGACGTGTCGCGCGCGGGCACCAAGACCGACACGGCGATCGTCGAGGTGCCGCAGGGCCTGTCAGTCGTCACGCGCGAACAGATGGACCGGCAGGACGTGCACAGCGTCGGCGACAGCCTGCGCTACACGCCCGGTGCCTACGCGGACTCGCGCCCCGGCGGCGTGCTCGAGAGCGTGTTCCTGCGTGGCTTCGGCGGCTTTGCGGCAGCGGCGATCAATCCGCAGATGCTCGACGGCCTGCCGTTGCCGAAAGGCGTGAACTGGGCCGCGAGCGTCGTCGATCCGTGGACGCTCGAACGCATCGACGTGTTGCGCGGCCCGGCGTCGGTGCTGTACGGGCAGGCGAGCCCCGGCGGCATCGTCGACATGGTCAGCAAGCGGCCGACGCGCGATGCGCAGCACCTGCTCGCCGTGCAGACCGGCAACCGCGATCGCGGGCAGCTTGCGTTCGATTTCAGCGGACCGGTGACGAAGGACGGCACGTGGCGCTACCGGATCGACGGTCTCGCGCGCCGCGCGGACGAGCAGATCGATTATTCGCGGCAGCAGCGGATCGTCGTCGCGCCGTCGCTGACGTGGCAGCCGAATGCCGATACGAGTTTCACGCTGCTGGGTTCGTTCCAGCGCGATCCGCACAACAACTTCGCGGGCTGGCTGCCGGCCCTCGGTACGCTTTGGCCGGATTCGGGACGGCGGATTCCGACGCACTTCTTTCCGGGGCTGCCTGGATTCGATACGTACGACCGCACGCAGGCAATGATCGGCTACGCGTTCGAGCATCGTTTCAACTCGACGTGGAAGGTCCGGCAGAACGTGCGCTATACGCACCTCGATGTCGACTTCGCCGGCGCGGCCGTGAATTTCATCGCGCCTTATCTGTCGCCGGGCGTGCTGAACCGTTCGTTGTCCTGGTCGCGTGAGCACGTGAACCATCTCGCGCTCGACAACCAGGCCGAGATGCGCGTGATGACAGGGCCGGTCGAGCATACGGTGCTGGCCGGCCTGTCGTATGAGCATGCGGTGGCGAATCTCGTCGGGTCGGGCTTCGGCGCGGCGCCGCCGCTCGATACGCGTGCGCCCGCTTACGGGCAGCCGTTTACCGTGCCGCCGGTCGCGCAGCAGACGCGCCAGACGCCTGACCGGATCGGCGTCTATCTGCAGGATCAGGTGCGTTGGGACCGGTGGGTCTTTACGCTCGGCGGTCGTGAGGAGTGGTCGCGCACGACGACCGATGACCTGCTGCGGTCCGCGAGTGTGCGGCAGAGTACGCGAGCGTTCACGGGGCGCGCGGGGGCGGTTTATCTGTTCGATAGCGGCTTCGCGCCGTACATGAGCTATTCGACCTCATTCGAGCCGGCGCTCGGCACGCGCTTCGATGGTCAGCCGTTCACGCCGACGAAGGCGAAGCAGTTCGAGGTCGGTCTGCGCTATCAGTCGCTGGATCGGCTGCAGAACGCGTCGATCGCGGCGTTCGATATTCGCCAGCGCAATGTGTTGACTGCCGATCCGGAGCATCCGTTTTTCAGCGTGCAGACCGGGGAGGTGCGATCACGCGGGATCGAGCTGGAAGGGCGTACGCGCGTGTGGAAGCAACTGGATGTGATTGCTGCCTACACGTATCTCGATACGACGGTGCAGGCCGATACGGATCCGACCGTCGTCGGCAAGCGCGTGGCGGCGGTGCCGCGCCATCTCGCGTCGCTGTGGCTGGACTATGCGGTTGAGCGGCCGGGGTTGCGCGGGTTGAGGGTGGGTGGTGGTGTGCGTTATGTCGGGCGCAGCGCGGGCGACAACGTCAATACGTTCGATGTGCCGGCTGTCGTGCTGTTCGACCTCGGGCTGTCGTATGACCTTGGCGTTGAACGGCCCGCGTGGAAGGGGTGGCGCGTGGCGGCGCACGTGAACAACCTGTTCGACCGGACTTATGTGTCGTCGTGTTTTTCGGCGGGGGGGTGTTTCTATGGCACGCGGTTGATGGTGACGGGGGATGTCAGTTACCGGTGGTGA
- a CDS encoding alpha/beta hydrolase family protein produces the protein MSIVVRRKQIAILLCRVLISGALIASVVGCAATAVGDTSIAPDLHETVVKVPVDEGASTRDIVATTYMPDGPGPFPLIVLSHGSPPDPRDRPKVRRYRALPQIRTFVQLGFAVIVPIRRGYGATGGVDEEDAGSCRHPDYLAAGQQAARDVLAAVRYAQTLPQVDRNRIVLVGQSAGGFASLAAASYAPQGVVAVVNFSGGRGGNPTTHPGMPCDPKQMADTIGHFASTTRVPVLWHYVQNDKYFAPEVVATWFAAFQGAGGRGQMIVEPAFGSNGHGMFSVKEAIPIWLPHFEAFVGPLVAMK, from the coding sequence ATGAGCATCGTCGTTCGTCGAAAGCAGATAGCCATCCTCTTGTGCCGGGTGTTGATCTCGGGCGCGTTGATCGCTTCCGTCGTCGGCTGCGCGGCGACGGCGGTCGGCGACACGTCCATCGCGCCGGATCTGCATGAAACCGTCGTCAAGGTCCCGGTCGACGAAGGGGCGAGCACACGCGACATCGTTGCCACTACCTACATGCCGGACGGCCCCGGGCCCTTTCCATTGATCGTGCTGAGCCACGGCAGCCCGCCCGATCCGCGCGACCGGCCGAAGGTGCGCCGCTACCGCGCATTGCCGCAGATCCGGACGTTCGTGCAACTCGGTTTCGCGGTCATCGTGCCGATTCGCCGCGGGTACGGGGCGACGGGCGGGGTCGATGAAGAGGATGCGGGTTCGTGCCGGCATCCCGATTACCTCGCTGCGGGCCAGCAGGCCGCGCGCGATGTGCTCGCGGCCGTGCGGTATGCGCAGACGTTGCCGCAGGTGGATCGAAACCGCATTGTGCTGGTCGGGCAATCGGCGGGTGGGTTTGCTTCGCTGGCGGCGGCGAGCTATGCGCCGCAGGGGGTGGTTGCGGTGGTGAACTTCTCGGGTGGGCGTGGGGGGAACCCGACGACTCATCCCGGCATGCCGTGCGATCCGAAGCAGATGGCCGACACGATCGGGCATTTCGCGAGTACGACGCGCGTGCCGGTGCTCTGGCATTACGTGCAGAACGACAAGTATTTCGCGCCGGAGGTGGTGGCGACGTGGTTTGCCGCGTTTCAGGGGGCGGGTGGGCGCGGGCAGATGATTGTTGAGCCGGCGTTTGGCAGCAACGGCCACGGGATGTTCTCGGTCAAGGAGGCGATACCGATCTGGTTGCCGCACTTCGAGGCGTTTGTCGGGCCGTTGGTGGCGATGAAGTAG
- a CDS encoding alpha/beta fold hydrolase, with protein sequence MQTCRRHIGAGSRPLEYFVEFVRREEQAMKSLGLWLRRAGAALAFLLAFQAQSYAAAPVVTEHSLTVNGIGLHYLEAGAGNGTPIVLLAGYGETSHMWLPLMPKLAVNHVVIAPDLPGAGASDIPAGGYDKKTMAQDIHALVKALGYRDVEVVGHDIGLMVAYAYAAQYRDETRRLVLMESFLPGVGNWQSYYYSPAKWHFAFYGETPLKLVQGRERIYLDHFWNDFAANPEHSVSEVDRALYTSIYAQPGRMRAGFEWFHAFPQDIQDFQQFARTPLQMPVLVLTGQKAAGRFTIDQARVAAVNVQGEVIEGVGHWLMSEAPDRTMGALVTFLNAGESR encoded by the coding sequence ATGCAGACCTGTAGACGCCATATCGGCGCGGGCTCGCGGCCACTCGAATATTTCGTTGAATTCGTTCGAAGAGAGGAACAGGCGATGAAATCACTCGGGCTTTGGCTGCGGCGCGCGGGTGCCGCGTTGGCTTTCCTGTTGGCTTTTCAGGCTCAATCGTATGCAGCGGCCCCCGTGGTCACGGAACATTCGCTGACGGTCAACGGTATCGGGCTTCACTACCTGGAGGCGGGCGCCGGGAACGGCACGCCCATCGTACTGTTGGCCGGCTATGGCGAGACGAGCCACATGTGGCTGCCGCTCATGCCCAAGCTGGCCGTGAATCACGTCGTGATCGCACCGGATCTGCCGGGCGCCGGCGCGTCGGACATCCCGGCGGGCGGCTACGACAAGAAAACGATGGCCCAGGACATTCACGCGCTGGTGAAGGCGCTCGGCTATCGCGACGTCGAGGTCGTGGGACACGACATCGGCCTCATGGTGGCGTACGCGTACGCCGCCCAGTATCGGGACGAAACCAGGCGCCTTGTGCTGATGGAGTCGTTCCTGCCGGGTGTCGGAAACTGGCAGTCATACTATTACTCGCCCGCGAAGTGGCATTTCGCGTTTTATGGCGAAACGCCGCTGAAGCTCGTGCAGGGGCGCGAGCGAATTTACCTCGACCATTTCTGGAACGACTTTGCGGCTAATCCCGAGCATTCAGTGTCGGAGGTGGACCGCGCGCTCTATACAAGCATCTATGCGCAGCCGGGCCGCATGCGTGCGGGCTTCGAATGGTTCCACGCTTTTCCGCAGGATATCCAGGATTTCCAGCAGTTCGCTAGGACGCCATTGCAGATGCCGGTTCTCGTCCTGACCGGACAGAAGGCCGCCGGTCGTTTCACGATCGATCAGGCTCGCGTGGCGGCGGTGAACGTGCAGGGGGAAGTGATTGAAGGGGTGGGCCATTGGCTGATGTCCGAAGCGCCCGATCGAACGATGGGGGCGCTGGTTACTTTTCTTAATGCGGGTGAGTCGCGATGA
- a CDS encoding D-cysteine desulfhydrase family protein: protein MTFNAPTSLAYPARANLQGLFGFDSIRVPRYRLLDGATPIHPLPRLSAYLGGATIHVKREDVASVGGGGNKLRKLELLIGEALQSGADTVITVGARQSNHARLTAAAAAHAGMRCEVVLTRSVPRDDADYIESGNVLLDNLFNARVHDLPASADAMAYAIARADELRAAGHRVYVCPFGGSSPVGCLAYAACAAEIVQQSQALGTRFDRIIVPNGSGGTHAGLVAGFAALGTGTVEVDAYTVYAPAADAYRATLDKAQQTANIIHPDTEISPDAVRVDASQLGPGYGIPTDAMRRAVRLLASQEGLLLDPVYSGKAFAGLIEGVASGRYASDQSILFVMTGGLPGLFAYRREFQMALDG from the coding sequence ATGACTTTCAACGCGCCAACCTCTCTCGCGTACCCTGCGCGAGCGAACCTCCAGGGATTGTTCGGCTTCGATTCAATCCGGGTGCCGCGTTACCGTCTGCTCGATGGCGCAACGCCGATTCATCCCCTGCCGCGCCTGAGTGCCTATCTTGGCGGGGCGACCATTCATGTCAAGCGGGAGGACGTAGCGAGCGTGGGCGGCGGCGGCAACAAATTGCGGAAACTGGAGCTCCTGATTGGCGAGGCATTACAGTCAGGCGCCGACACGGTCATCACGGTTGGCGCGAGGCAATCGAATCACGCACGGCTGACCGCGGCTGCCGCAGCCCACGCGGGGATGCGATGCGAGGTTGTGCTCACACGCTCCGTGCCGCGCGACGACGCCGATTACATCGAAAGCGGCAACGTCCTGCTCGATAACCTGTTCAACGCTCGTGTGCACGATTTGCCGGCTTCGGCCGACGCGATGGCATACGCCATCGCACGTGCAGACGAACTGCGTGCTGCAGGCCACCGTGTCTATGTCTGCCCGTTCGGCGGATCAAGCCCGGTTGGCTGCCTCGCCTATGCTGCGTGCGCAGCCGAAATCGTCCAGCAGTCTCAGGCGCTAGGCACTCGCTTCGATCGCATCATCGTGCCCAACGGAAGTGGCGGCACACATGCCGGGCTGGTTGCCGGCTTCGCGGCACTCGGGACCGGGACGGTCGAAGTCGATGCCTACACCGTCTATGCCCCAGCCGCGGACGCGTATCGCGCCACGCTCGACAAGGCGCAGCAGACGGCCAACATCATCCATCCTGATACGGAAATCTCGCCCGATGCCGTTCGCGTCGACGCGTCGCAACTCGGCCCCGGTTACGGTATCCCCACGGACGCCATGCGCCGCGCCGTCCGGCTGCTGGCCTCGCAAGAAGGGCTATTGCTCGATCCGGTCTATAGCGGAAAGGCGTTTGCGGGGCTGATCGAAGGCGTTGCGTCAGGTCGTTACGCATCCGACCAAAGCATTCTCTTCGTCATGACCGGGGGATTGCCTGGCTTATTCGCGTACCGGCGCGAGTTTCAGATGGCTCTAGATGGCTGA
- a CDS encoding D-alanine--D-alanine ligase family protein gives MRDFTLKIAVLFGGASEERDVSISSAAQVIKALRSAGHSVVAIDTARGPLSPEEDALLLTSRIHDAPPPSRVSTRSPSAAFDLLRCRELTEADVAFLALHGGTGEDGTIQAMLDLAGVPYTGSGHMGSAIAMNKDMTKRLFSSVGIRTPRWMMLPCDFDDIPRRVGYPLIVKPNRQGSTVGLSLVHTPDELESAVRLARRFDTQVMVEQYIAGRELTVGVLGAQALSVGEIVIEPGTIFDYRSKYQAGHVLEQFPATLPAATLEAAQRIALRAHALLELDGYSRTDLRLDAQGILWCLEVNTLPGMTATSLLPQSAAASGIAFPQLCEQICLAGINRHQVHA, from the coding sequence ATGCGTGATTTCACTCTCAAGATCGCGGTACTTTTCGGCGGCGCCAGCGAAGAGCGCGACGTCTCCATTTCCAGCGCCGCTCAAGTGATCAAGGCACTGCGTAGCGCCGGTCACAGCGTGGTGGCAATAGACACCGCTCGAGGCCCGCTGTCACCGGAAGAAGATGCGCTTCTCCTGACCTCGCGGATCCATGACGCACCACCGCCGTCACGCGTGTCTACCCGTTCACCCTCGGCTGCCTTCGACCTGCTCCGCTGTCGCGAACTGACCGAAGCCGATGTCGCATTTCTCGCGCTGCACGGCGGTACCGGCGAGGACGGCACCATTCAGGCGATGCTCGACCTGGCGGGCGTGCCTTACACGGGAAGCGGACACATGGGCAGCGCAATTGCCATGAACAAGGACATGACAAAGCGCCTGTTCTCCTCCGTCGGCATCCGCACGCCGCGCTGGATGATGCTGCCATGCGATTTCGATGACATACCCCGTCGCGTCGGCTATCCGCTCATCGTCAAACCGAATCGGCAAGGCTCGACCGTTGGCCTGTCGCTGGTGCACACGCCCGACGAACTGGAAAGCGCAGTGCGCCTCGCTCGCCGGTTCGACACACAGGTGATGGTGGAGCAGTACATCGCGGGCCGAGAGCTGACTGTCGGCGTGCTGGGCGCGCAGGCACTGAGCGTCGGTGAAATCGTCATCGAGCCGGGGACGATTTTCGATTACCGGTCGAAGTATCAAGCGGGACATGTGCTTGAACAGTTTCCGGCCACGTTGCCGGCGGCCACACTCGAAGCAGCGCAACGAATCGCATTGCGCGCTCACGCCCTGCTGGAACTCGACGGCTACAGCCGCACGGACCTCAGGCTGGACGCGCAGGGCATTCTCTGGTGCCTCGAAGTGAACACGCTGCCGGGCATGACCGCCACGAGCCTGCTCCCGCAGTCCGCGGCTGCATCCGGTATCGCGTTTCCGCAACTCTGTGAGCAGATCTGTCTTGCGGGCATCAATCGCCATCAGGTGCACGCATGA
- a CDS encoding LysR family transcriptional regulator has translation MEVGRLKALLELARYGTMAAAAEALHLTPSAVSQQISQLEEEAGVKLTERVGRGVRLTPAGHALAGHAERVMVVLDEARSELAELRREMVGELRVAAFPSIASLVLPDVLKKLRPAYPRLEIELEELEPIDAVAALRAWRTDIALIDDLSIKTDNDQENIEVVPLAEDVLYVAVASDHPLSNMPSLGVADLRHETWAMESTWSTFGGFVIDLCRRAGFEPRINAKCRGSEMVEAMVASGCSVSVAPGLRVLRAPPGVVWVKLKPEVRRKIYVAYRRGERNHPMIKVFLKEVVETVSSVLG, from the coding sequence TTGGAAGTCGGGCGACTGAAGGCACTTCTGGAGCTGGCGAGGTATGGGACGATGGCGGCCGCCGCCGAAGCGTTGCACCTGACGCCATCGGCCGTTTCACAGCAGATCTCGCAGCTGGAGGAGGAGGCGGGTGTCAAACTGACGGAGCGCGTCGGCCGTGGCGTCAGGCTCACGCCGGCGGGGCATGCATTGGCAGGTCACGCCGAACGGGTGATGGTCGTACTGGACGAGGCGCGCTCGGAATTGGCAGAGCTGCGGCGGGAGATGGTGGGGGAGCTACGCGTCGCCGCGTTTCCGTCGATTGCTTCGCTGGTACTTCCTGACGTGCTCAAGAAGCTGCGGCCCGCGTATCCACGCCTGGAAATCGAACTTGAAGAGCTGGAGCCCATTGACGCGGTCGCGGCACTCCGGGCGTGGCGAACGGACATCGCGCTGATCGACGATCTTTCGATCAAGACGGACAATGACCAGGAGAACATCGAGGTCGTGCCGCTGGCGGAGGATGTCCTTTACGTAGCGGTCGCGTCTGATCATCCATTGAGCAACATGCCATCGCTTGGTGTCGCCGATCTCCGGCACGAAACCTGGGCGATGGAATCCACGTGGAGTACTTTCGGCGGTTTCGTCATCGACTTGTGTCGTCGCGCCGGCTTCGAGCCTCGTATCAATGCCAAATGTCGCGGATCCGAAATGGTCGAGGCGATGGTGGCATCCGGCTGCTCGGTGTCGGTTGCCCCTGGGCTGCGGGTGCTGCGGGCACCGCCCGGCGTGGTGTGGGTCAAGTTGAAACCGGAGGTGCGGCGCAAGATTTATGTCGCTTATCGCCGCGGCGAGCGTAACCATCCGATGATCAAGGTGTTCCTCAAGGAAGTTGTTGAAACCGTATCGAGCGTTCTCGGCTAG